A window of Candidatus Effluviviaceae Genus I sp. genomic DNA:
GCGGATGCGTTCGCAGGGCGGAAGCTCTACCTGCGCTATCGGTCCGTCCTCGGGCAGGACGACCGGGTCGAGGTTGATCTGAACTTCCTCTTCCGAGTCCCCCTCGCCGGGACCGAGACCCGGTCCCTGTGGCAGCCCGGCGGATTGGACCATGCTCAAGTGCGCGTCGTCTGCCTTGCGGAGCTCCTTATCGGGAAGCTGCTCGCCCTGGTTGAGCGCGGTGCCCCTCGCGACGCGTGGGATGTGGCGTGCCTATCCGGACCGGCGGCGGAGACGTTGGCGCAGCCTCTCTTTCGGGCGCGGTTCATCGCGCTCTCAGCCACGCTCGAGCATCCTCTTCCCACGTACGGACGGGATCGCCTGGCGGAGTTCCTGACCGACCGCGCCGTTGCGACAGAGCTCGCGCCAACGTTGGCAAGGGGCCTGCCCCCTCGCACAGATGACCTCGTCGAGCGTGCGTGGGCGAAGGTCGGTCCGCTGCTGTCGCTCGTGGGTCACGAGGAGGCGTACCTTGCCGCCATCAACCAGGGTGAGCTCCGCCCCGAGCTTCTCTTCCCGAACGACGCCGAGGAGGCAGCGCGCATCGCCGGGCACCCCGCCATTCTCTGGAAGCTCAAGAACGTCCGCGACCACCGGACGCGGCGGAAGGCGTGACGTCATCGCTCCACCCTACTCCCCACAAACCTCTCCGTCTCCCTATCCAGGAAGCACACGTAGCAACCGAGCATGCCGCGGGTGAGCAACACGCGGTAGGTGTTCTTCACGAGGTCCACGAACCGATCCTTCGACCGCTTGACGACCGTGTCGTGCGACACGGTCGGGTCGCCGACCCAGCGCCCCGCGTCGAAGTC
This region includes:
- a CDS encoding nucleotidyl transferase AbiEii/AbiGii toxin family protein is translated as MNPSLEFLDRSSAETGFQAAVLEKVVLLGSVAADIARHPLLGAVLALKGGTALNLCFGPPGRLSVDLDYNYIGHVEREKMLEDRPRVEGAVLDLARRRGHRVQQSADAFAGRKLYLRYRSVLGQDDRVEVDLNFLFRVPLAGTETRSLWQPGGLDHAQVRVVCLAELLIGKLLALVERGAPRDAWDVACLSGPAAETLAQPLFRARFIALSATLEHPLPTYGRDRLAEFLTDRAVATELAPTLARGLPPRTDDLVERAWAKVGPLLSLVGHEEAYLAAINQGELRPELLFPNDAEEAARIAGHPAILWKLKNVRDHRTRRKA